One window from the genome of Elusimicrobiota bacterium encodes:
- the ade gene encoding adenine deaminase — protein MDIREIIKAANGEIVVDLLLKNGKLVNVFSGEVYPENVAIHKGFIVGFGNYKAKKVLNINGRYISPGFIDGHVHIESSMMSVSEFARAVVPKGVTSVITDAHEIANVLGIDGIKYMLESSKNQPLNVFFMLPSCVPATNMETAGAKLTGFDLYPFLTEKWVVGIGEVMNYPGLVGIDENLIDKIKIARGKRIDGHSPGLSGKPLSAYISAGIASDHESTTYKEAKEKLDKGMYVMIREGTSERNLKELIPLVNEKNYSRFFFVTDDRHPPDLVNEGSIDFVIRKAVSLGLDGVVAIKMATLNTAEYFHLSRIGAVAPGYQADIVILDNLKNIKPKMVFRRGELVAVDGKYVGKKVKLADVSLRSSINVKWLAETDFRIPAVKKNVRVIEIVPYQIITKNKIYPVGIKNKLAVSDTKKDVLKLVVVERHLASGNIGKGFVKGFGLKKGAIASSVAHDSHNVICVGVNDKSIFTACVEIVKMGGGLCIADSEKILGKLPLPIAGLMTDKPLETVVKELEKLVIVSQKLGCVLDDPFMTLSFLALPVIPELKLTDRGLVDVNKMKIVGLFV, from the coding sequence ATGGATATCAGAGAAATTATTAAAGCGGCAAATGGCGAAATAGTGGTTGACCTGTTGTTAAAAAATGGTAAATTGGTGAATGTCTTTTCAGGCGAAGTTTATCCTGAAAATGTGGCAATCCATAAAGGTTTTATCGTCGGGTTCGGAAATTACAAGGCAAAAAAAGTACTGAATATCAATGGCAGATATATCTCGCCAGGTTTTATAGACGGGCATGTCCATATTGAATCATCAATGATGTCCGTTTCAGAGTTTGCAAGAGCAGTTGTGCCTAAAGGTGTAACATCCGTTATTACTGATGCACACGAGATTGCAAATGTTTTAGGGATTGATGGTATAAAATATATGCTGGAGTCGTCAAAAAACCAGCCACTGAATGTCTTCTTTATGCTGCCATCCTGTGTGCCTGCAACGAATATGGAAACAGCAGGTGCGAAACTGACCGGTTTTGATTTGTATCCGTTTCTGACTGAAAAATGGGTTGTTGGAATTGGTGAGGTGATGAATTATCCAGGGCTTGTAGGTATTGATGAAAACCTTATTGATAAAATAAAAATTGCAAGAGGAAAAAGAATTGATGGCCATTCACCGGGGCTTTCAGGTAAACCACTATCTGCATATATTTCTGCAGGCATCGCTTCTGACCACGAATCAACAACCTATAAAGAGGCAAAAGAAAAACTGGATAAAGGTATGTATGTGATGATAAGAGAAGGCACTTCAGAACGAAACCTTAAGGAATTAATTCCACTCGTGAATGAAAAAAATTATTCTCGGTTCTTTTTTGTTACCGACGATAGACATCCGCCAGATTTGGTGAACGAAGGCTCTATTGATTTCGTAATAAGAAAAGCAGTCTCACTCGGGCTTGACGGTGTTGTAGCAATCAAGATGGCAACATTGAATACTGCGGAGTATTTTCATTTATCAAGAATCGGTGCGGTTGCGCCGGGTTATCAGGCGGATATTGTGATTTTAGATAACCTGAAAAATATCAAGCCGAAAATGGTTTTTAGGCGTGGTGAGTTGGTAGCGGTTGACGGCAAGTATGTCGGCAAAAAGGTCAAACTTGCTGATGTGTCGCTTCGTAGTTCAATAAATGTCAAATGGCTTGCTGAAACTGATTTCAGAATCCCGGCAGTTAAAAAAAATGTCAGAGTAATAGAAATTGTGCCATACCAGATTATCACGAAAAACAAAATTTATCCTGTGGGTATAAAAAATAAACTTGCGGTTTCTGATACAAAAAAAGATGTTTTGAAGTTGGTTGTTGTAGAACGGCATCTTGCATCAGGAAATATCGGCAAGGGTTTTGTAAAGGGTTTTGGTTTAAAAAAAGGTGCGATTGCTTCATCGGTAGCGCATGATTCGCACAATGTAATCTGCGTCGGTGTTAACGATAAATCCATATTTACCGCCTGTGTAGAAATAGTAAAAATGGGTGGTGGATTATGTATCGCTGATAGCGAAAAAATTCTAGGTAAACTGCCGCTTCCAATTGCAGGGCTTATGACAGACAAACCACTTGAAACGGTTGTAAAAGAACTTGAAAAACTTGTTATAGTTTCCCAAAAACTTGGCTGTGTTCTGGACGACCCGTTTATGACGCTTTCGTTTCTTGCACTGCCTGTAATTCCAGAATTAAAACTGACCGACAGAGGTCTCGTGGATGTTAATAAAATGAAAATAGTAGGACTATTTGTATGA
- a CDS encoding DUF2283 domain-containing protein — protein sequence MEKKISISYDKMADVMYLSFGLPQKAVGEEIEDGIFARYDSVTEELIGLTVLNFSKKFDIEPKEVAVPLYK from the coding sequence ATGGAGAAAAAAATCTCAATAAGTTACGATAAGATGGCAGATGTAATGTATTTGAGTTTCGGTTTGCCGCAGAAAGCTGTTGGGGAAGAGATTGAAGATGGAATTTTCGCAAGATATGACTCTGTAACCGAAGAGCTGATAGGATTGACGGTGCTGAATTTTTCAAAGAAATTTGATATAGAACCAAAAGAAGTAGCAGTGCCTTTATATAAGTAA
- a CDS encoding DNA methyltransferase yields the protein MKNKKSKKQKYLIKENTVTYSAKNKSINNFINQVIESDCIELMKNIPGQSVDLTFLDPPFNQDKEYNSWNDNLPEQEYWQIMEQVCKNIYKITSNGGAIYFMQREKNTEYILQCLRKAEWVLQNLIIWKKKSSAVPCLNKFGKHYQIIAFATKGKKPRVFNRLRINPPLPPVYKYERENGMYITDIWDDIRELTSGYFAGDEAIRKENGERFHKQQSPVALLLRIILSSTKIGDIVLDPFAGTGTTLIVAKQLGRKYIGIEIDSENIRCINNRLEHISREDSVIRFYKDYIYTKNLKTVWDVDFAPIVGKKEKVLELFRE from the coding sequence ATGAAAAATAAAAAAAGCAAAAAACAAAAATATTTAATAAAAGAGAATACTGTTACTTACTCCGCTAAAAATAAATCAATAAATAATTTTATAAATCAGGTTATTGAAAGTGATTGTATTGAGTTAATGAAGAATATTCCAGGCCAAAGTGTTGATTTAACTTTTTTAGATCCGCCTTTCAATCAAGATAAAGAATATAATTCATGGAATGATAATTTGCCAGAACAGGAATACTGGCAGATTATGGAACAGGTTTGCAAAAATATTTATAAAATAACTTCTAATGGTGGAGCAATTTATTTTATGCAAAGAGAAAAAAACACAGAATATATTTTGCAGTGCCTGCGTAAAGCAGAATGGGTTTTACAAAATCTTATTATTTGGAAGAAAAAAAGTTCAGCAGTTCCATGTTTAAACAAATTTGGCAAACATTATCAGATTATAGCATTTGCAACGAAAGGAAAAAAACCTCGAGTATTCAATCGTCTCAGAATTAATCCACCCTTACCGCCAGTTTATAAATATGAGCGTGAAAACGGTATGTATATTACAGATATATGGGACGATATTCGCGAGTTGACATCTGGATATTTTGCAGGTGATGAGGCAATTAGAAAAGAAAATGGAGAAAGATTCCATAAACAGCAATCACCAGTTGCACTTTTGTTAAGAATAATTCTATCTTCCACAAAAATTGGAGATATCGTATTAGACCCATTTGCAGGCACAGGAACAACACTCATCGTTGCTAAACAACTTGGAAGAAAATATATTGGGATTGAGATTGATTCAGAAAATATAAGGTGTATTAATAATCGTTTAGAACATATCAGCAGAGAAGACAGTGTAATACGATTTTATAAGGACTATATTTATACTAAAAATCTGAAAACGGTATGGGATGTTGATTTTGCTCCCATCGTCGGTAAAAAAGAAAAAGTATTAGAATTGTTCAGAGAATAA
- a CDS encoding DUF47 family protein — translation MGKMNLVEKLFPKRKDFYKMMNEQLAEVEKGLALFEEFINNPTTENGKKVNEAEENADEVRRILVDELNRSFVTPIDREDIFALSRAVDDMMDYAKSTVEEMTLFEIQPDTYIKKMVEAIHSATKDIVCAVKQLKEHPGVCAEHLVRARKAENFVEHRYREGLVELFKTNDVINILKKREIYRHLSNAADRAAEAADVINDILVKIT, via the coding sequence ATGGGGAAGATGAATTTGGTAGAAAAACTTTTTCCCAAGCGAAAGGATTTCTATAAGATGATGAATGAGCAGTTAGCAGAGGTAGAAAAAGGACTTGCTCTGTTTGAGGAGTTTATCAATAATCCGACGACAGAGAACGGGAAAAAGGTGAATGAAGCAGAAGAGAATGCGGATGAGGTCCGCAGAATCCTGGTAGATGAATTGAACCGTTCGTTTGTTACACCGATAGACCGCGAGGATATTTTTGCGTTATCTCGTGCAGTTGATGATATGATGGACTATGCGAAATCAACTGTTGAAGAGATGACGCTTTTTGAAATTCAGCCTGATACCTATATTAAAAAAATGGTTGAGGCGATACATAGTGCAACAAAAGATATTGTCTGTGCGGTTAAACAGTTAAAAGAGCATCCAGGTGTATGTGCGGAGCATCTGGTTCGTGCAAGGAAGGCAGAAAATTTTGTAGAGCATCGGTATCGGGAAGGCTTGGTAGAACTTTTTAAGACAAACGATGTAATAAATATTCTGAAAAAACGGGAAATCTACAGACATCTATCAAACGCAGCCGATCGCGCCGCCGAGGCTGCTGATGTTATTAATGATATTTTAGTAAAAATTACATAA
- a CDS encoding purine-nucleoside phosphorylase, which yields MELIEKLDESKRFIESKSKLKPEVALILGSGLSSVADAGLDIVCIPFSEIPYFAKSTVEGHKGEVVIGKLSGKKVFIMAGRLHFYEGHTLEDVTYPVRLMKYLGVEKLIITSAVGAVNKNFKPGDIMLITDHINFMGDNPLMGPNDDKLGPRFPDMSVVYNKELIKKAEVVAKKLKIKIQKGVYLAGRGPSYETPAEIKMARVLGTDVVGMSTVPEAIVANHCGIKVLGISYISNMAAGILKQPLNHQEVIETGRKVGKQLCRYIKEIVKEM from the coding sequence ATGGAACTTATTGAAAAATTGGACGAATCAAAAAGGTTTATTGAGAGTAAATCAAAATTAAAACCGGAAGTCGCTTTAATTCTCGGTTCGGGTTTGTCATCTGTCGCTGATGCGGGTTTGGATATTGTTTGCATTCCGTTTAGCGAAATTCCGTATTTTGCAAAATCCACTGTTGAAGGACACAAAGGCGAAGTTGTTATCGGTAAATTATCAGGCAAAAAGGTTTTTATTATGGCAGGTCGGCTGCATTTCTATGAAGGACATACGCTGGAAGATGTGACATATCCTGTGCGGTTAATGAAATATCTTGGTGTAGAAAAACTTATTATCACTTCCGCGGTCGGTGCAGTCAATAAAAATTTCAAACCCGGTGATATTATGCTCATTACCGACCATATCAATTTTATGGGCGATAATCCATTGATGGGACCCAATGATGATAAATTAGGCCCGCGATTCCCTGATATGTCAGTGGTTTATAATAAAGAGTTGATAAAAAAGGCAGAAGTAGTTGCTAAAAAACTTAAAATTAAAATCCAGAAAGGTGTATATCTCGCAGGTAGAGGACCTTCATATGAGACACCAGCGGAAATAAAAATGGCACGAGTTCTTGGTACGGATGTTGTTGGGATGTCAACCGTGCCAGAAGCGATTGTTGCTAATCACTGCGGGATAAAGGTTCTTGGTATTTCATACATTTCAAATATGGCAGCAGGAATTCTGAAACAGCCGTTAAACCATCAGGAAGTTATAGAAACGGGTAGAAAAGTTGGAAAACAGTTGTGTCGCTATATTAAAGAGATTGTAAAAGAAATGTAA
- a CDS encoding inorganic phosphate transporter, which yields MDTTLLIGILVVVLALVFDFSNGFNDSANIVATVIGTRALTPAKAIFFASIFEFIGAYFLGTAVAKTIGKGIIDPTIITGDKYGIVIIFATVISAAGWNVICTIFGFPISASHALIGGFIGAGIVAAGLDIVQWNNVLTIFIVLIAAPIMGLIGAFIVTKLAYFLSRSTTPKINKLYKYLQICSSMCFALSHGTNDAQKTMGIITFSLIVLGLYKPTGEVFIPKWVIVACALAITLGIALGGKAVIQTVGMHLYRIRPINGFCAEGSGAGVIYLASIFGLPVSTTHIISGAVMGTGAAERVKAVRWGSSFDIFIVWLVTMPATACVSAGIYFLLINGIKLLGW from the coding sequence ATGGATACGACACTTTTAATTGGTATTTTGGTTGTAGTGCTGGCGTTGGTATTTGATTTTTCCAACGGGTTCAATGACTCCGCAAATATTGTTGCAACTGTTATCGGAACAAGAGCGCTTACACCGGCAAAAGCGATTTTTTTCGCGAGTATTTTTGAGTTTATCGGCGCATATTTTTTAGGAACTGCAGTTGCTAAAACAATCGGGAAAGGTATTATAGACCCGACGATAATTACCGGCGATAAATATGGAATAGTGATAATTTTTGCTACTGTTATATCTGCTGCAGGCTGGAATGTAATCTGCACGATTTTTGGATTCCCTATTTCCGCCTCGCATGCTTTAATCGGTGGATTTATTGGTGCCGGTATTGTTGCTGCAGGATTAGATATTGTCCAGTGGAATAATGTATTAACGATATTTATTGTGCTTATAGCAGCACCGATAATGGGTCTTATTGGCGCATTTATTGTTACAAAATTGGCATATTTTTTGTCACGGTCCACAACACCTAAAATTAACAAACTTTACAAATATTTGCAAATCTGTTCTTCTATGTGTTTTGCATTATCTCATGGAACAAATGATGCTCAAAAGACAATGGGGATTATTACCTTCTCACTTATTGTGCTTGGATTGTACAAACCGACAGGTGAAGTTTTTATACCTAAATGGGTTATAGTTGCTTGTGCTCTTGCGATTACACTTGGTATCGCGTTAGGCGGGAAAGCAGTTATACAAACCGTTGGGATGCATCTTTATAGAATTAGACCTATAAATGGATTTTGTGCTGAAGGTTCTGGGGCAGGTGTGATTTATTTAGCAAGTATTTTCGGACTTCCTGTTTCAACTACACATATAATATCCGGCGCTGTTATGGGAACGGGTGCAGCAGAACGAGTCAAAGCGGTAAGATGGGGTAGTTCGTTTGATATTTTTATTGTCTGGCTTGTTACTATGCCGGCAACCGCGTGTGTTTCAGCTGGTATTTATTTTCTGTTGATAAATGGGATTAAACTGTTAGGCTGGTAA
- a CDS encoding phosphopentomutase: protein MKIILIVLDSVGVGALPDAEKYNDVGTDTLGNIAKSVKDFNLPNLAKLGLYHLVSSSLVPRPSSLGGCYGEMAEASNAKDTIIGHWEIAGIITEKPLPTYPDGFPKELIAEYEKKIGTKTLGNYASSGTEIIKQLGKQHYKTGYPIVYTSADSVFQVAAHEDEKIFGLNRLYEICEIARKMLVAPHNIGRVIARPFIGTPGNFKRTSNRHDYAIDPPEETLLDKLKNSGVEVISIGKISDIFNGHGITKAIHTENNKDGMQKTLEAVHKFSSSQVLKLTQEHKNIRTQERLLVFTNLVDFDMLWGHRRDVVAYYNGLKEFDEFLPNICSVMADDDILFITADHGCDPTHKIHTDHTREYVPLLVFGKRLKNNVNLGIRKTFADLGQTIAELFDIKLKRGTSFLKEIK, encoded by the coding sequence ATGAAAATTATTTTAATTGTTTTGGATTCTGTCGGAGTTGGAGCATTGCCAGATGCAGAAAAATATAATGATGTTGGAACAGACACACTTGGTAATATCGCAAAATCAGTGAAAGATTTCAATCTCCCAAATCTTGCAAAACTTGGTCTTTACCATCTCGTATCCTCGTCCCTCGTCCCTCGTCCCTCGTCCCTCGGTGGTTGTTACGGCGAAATGGCTGAGGCTTCTAATGCTAAAGACACAATTATTGGACATTGGGAGATAGCAGGAATAATTACAGAAAAACCGCTTCCGACTTATCCTGATGGATTCCCTAAGGAATTGATTGCCGAATATGAAAAAAAAATCGGGACGAAAACGCTCGGAAATTATGCATCTTCTGGGACTGAAATAATAAAACAACTTGGCAAACAACATTACAAAACCGGTTATCCGATTGTCTATACTTCTGCTGACAGTGTTTTTCAAGTTGCCGCACACGAGGATGAAAAAATTTTCGGCTTGAATCGGCTTTATGAAATTTGTGAAATCGCCAGAAAGATGCTCGTTGCACCGCATAATATCGGCAGAGTAATCGCAAGACCATTTATTGGGACTCCTGGAAATTTCAAGCGAACTTCAAATAGGCACGATTATGCAATTGACCCGCCTGAAGAGACATTGCTTGATAAATTAAAAAATTCCGGTGTAGAAGTAATAAGCATCGGAAAGATTTCCGATATTTTTAACGGTCACGGGATTACAAAAGCGATTCATACTGAAAACAACAAAGATGGTATGCAAAAAACACTTGAAGCAGTTCATAAGTTCTCAAGTTCTCAAGTTCTTAAGTTAACACAAGAACATAAGAACATAAGAACACAAGAACGCCTTTTAGTTTTTACAAATCTCGTTGATTTTGATATGCTATGGGGCCACCGTCGGGATGTTGTGGCGTATTACAACGGACTTAAAGAGTTTGATGAGTTCTTACCGAACATATGTTCGGTAATGGCTGATGACGATATTTTATTCATTACTGCTGACCATGGCTGCGACCCGACGCATAAAATACACACTGACCATACACGAGAATATGTGCCACTTCTCGTATTCGGCAAAAGACTGAAAAACAATGTCAATCTCGGTATCAGAAAAACATTCGCAGATTTAGGCCAGACAATTGCAGAATTATTTGATATAAAACTTAAGCGTGGAACAAGTTTCTTAAAAGAAATTAAATGA